From the Burkholderia glumae LMG 2196 = ATCC 33617 genome, one window contains:
- the coq7 gene encoding 2-polyprenyl-3-methyl-6-methoxy-1,4-benzoquinone monooxygenase yields the protein MLLDELINEFDRGLRAVVGVSRMTRPLPEPSADAPAAELSVEERRHAAGLMRVNHVGEVCAQALYQAQKLSTSSPSLKALFEASAREEEDHLAWTMHRLKSLDSRPSLLNPLWYSGALAIGLVAGRLGDRASLGFMAETERQVERHLDGHLAELPAADAASRAIVEQMRDDEAKHGRTATDAGGTELPAPARWLMQAASKVMTRTAYYL from the coding sequence ATGCTGCTGGATGAACTGATCAACGAATTCGACCGCGGACTGCGCGCGGTGGTGGGGGTGAGCCGGATGACGCGCCCGCTGCCGGAACCGAGCGCTGACGCGCCCGCTGCGGAATTGAGCGTCGAGGAGCGCCGCCACGCGGCCGGGCTGATGCGCGTGAACCATGTCGGCGAGGTCTGCGCGCAGGCACTGTATCAGGCGCAGAAGCTGTCCACCTCGTCGCCGTCGCTGAAGGCGCTGTTCGAGGCGTCGGCGCGCGAGGAGGAGGACCATCTCGCCTGGACCATGCACCGGCTGAAATCGCTCGACTCGCGGCCGAGCCTGCTCAACCCGCTCTGGTATTCGGGCGCGCTCGCGATCGGGCTCGTGGCGGGCCGCCTTGGCGACAGGGCCAGCCTCGGCTTCATGGCCGAGACCGAACGGCAGGTCGAGCGCCATCTGGACGGCCACCTCGCCGAGCTGCCGGCCGCCGACGCGGCCTCTCGCGCGATCGTCGAGCAGATGCGTGACGACGAGGCCAAGCATGGCCGCACCGCCACCGACGCGGGCGGCACCGAACTGCCGGCGCCCGCGCGCTGGCTGATGCAGGCGGCCTCGAAAGTCATGACGAGGACTGCCTACTATCTCTGA
- the mraY gene encoding phospho-N-acetylmuramoyl-pentapeptide-transferase, with the protein MLLALAQWLQGDASFLRLFTYLTFRAVMATITALGIGLVCGPWVIRKLTEMKVGQAVRKDGPQTHLVKSGTPTMGGVLILIGIAVATLLWGDLTNRFIWIVMLVTFGFGVVGWVDDYRKVVYKDPRGMSSREKYFWQSVIGLFAAVYLAFSVSEASNVRVFDLFMAWVRSGLSMGLPARADLMLPFLKSISYPLGVWGFIALTYFVIVGASNAVNLTDGLDGLVIMPVVLVGASLGVFAYVMGSSVYSKYLLFPHIPGAGELLIFCSAMGGAGLAFLWYNTHPAQVFMGDVGALALGGALGTVAVIVRQEIVLFIMGGIFVAETLSVMLQVSWFKYTKRRYGEGRRIFKMAPLHHHFELSGWKETQVVVRFWIITLMLCLFGLTTLKLR; encoded by the coding sequence ATGTTGCTGGCGCTGGCGCAATGGCTGCAAGGAGACGCAAGCTTTCTGCGCTTGTTCACGTACCTGACGTTCCGCGCGGTGATGGCCACCATCACCGCGCTCGGCATCGGACTCGTCTGCGGCCCGTGGGTGATCCGCAAGCTGACCGAGATGAAGGTCGGCCAGGCGGTGCGCAAGGACGGCCCGCAGACGCACCTCGTCAAGTCGGGCACGCCCACCATGGGCGGCGTGCTGATCCTGATCGGCATCGCGGTCGCGACGCTGCTGTGGGGTGACCTGACGAACCGCTTCATCTGGATCGTGATGCTCGTCACGTTCGGCTTCGGCGTGGTCGGCTGGGTCGACGATTACCGCAAGGTGGTCTACAAGGATCCGCGCGGGATGTCGTCGCGAGAGAAGTATTTCTGGCAGTCGGTGATCGGGCTGTTCGCGGCCGTCTATCTGGCATTCAGCGTGTCAGAGGCGAGCAACGTGCGCGTGTTCGACCTGTTCATGGCATGGGTGCGCAGCGGCCTGTCGATGGGCCTGCCGGCGCGCGCCGACCTGATGCTGCCGTTCCTGAAGTCGATCAGCTATCCGCTCGGCGTCTGGGGCTTCATCGCGCTGACCTATTTCGTGATCGTGGGCGCCAGCAACGCCGTCAACCTGACCGACGGCCTCGACGGCCTCGTGATCATGCCGGTGGTGCTGGTCGGCGCCTCGCTCGGCGTGTTCGCCTACGTGATGGGCAGCTCGGTCTATTCGAAATACCTGCTGTTTCCGCACATTCCCGGCGCGGGCGAACTGCTGATCTTCTGCTCGGCGATGGGCGGCGCGGGCCTCGCCTTCCTCTGGTACAACACGCACCCCGCGCAGGTGTTCATGGGCGACGTCGGCGCGCTGGCGCTGGGCGGCGCGCTCGGCACGGTGGCGGTGATCGTGCGGCAGGAAATCGTGCTGTTCATCATGGGCGGGATCTTTGTCGCGGAGACGCTGTCGGTGATGCTTCAGGTGAGCTGGTTCAAGTACACCAAGCGCCGCTATGGCGAAGGGCGCCGCATCTTCAAGATGGCGCCGCTGCATCACCATTTCGAATTGTCCGGCTGGAAGGAGACGCAGGTCGTGGTGCGTTTCTGGATCATCACGCTGATGCTCTGCCTGTTCGGGTTGACCACGCTGAAACTGCGGTAA
- a CDS encoding long-chain fatty acid--CoA ligase, translated as MDKIWLKSYPPGVPAEIDPSRYPTVPDLLDESFRTYRERTAFVCMGKSLTYGDIDTLSRKLGAWFQSRGLARGARIAIMMPNVLQYPVTIAAVLRAGYTVVNVNPLYTPRELEHQLTDSGAEAIVILENFAATLQSVIDRTSIRHVVVAAMGDLLGFKGVIVNYVVRRVKKLVPAWQLPSFTRFNAALAEGSRQTLTAPSLGPDAAAFLQYTGGTTGVAKGATLLHRNIVANVLQAEAWHQPAYTKRPGQTQFITVAALPLYHVFALTVCGFLTMRTGGTGVLIPNPRDIAGMIKELKPFQVSTFPAVNTLYNAMLNHPDFDQLDFSKLAVANGGGMAIQESVAKRWYDKTHTPIVEGYGLSETSPVVACNPVTATEYTGTIGLPLPSTEISIRDDDGNEVPLGQPGEICIRGPQVMAGYWQRPEETAKVMMADGFFKSGDIGVMDERGYVKIVDRKKDMILVSGFNVYPNEVEDVVASHPGVFEVAAVGVPDEHSGEAVKLFIVKKDPALTEEDILAYCKERLTGYKRPRIIEFRIELPKTNVGKILRRELRDGKA; from the coding sequence ATGGACAAGATTTGGCTGAAATCGTACCCCCCCGGCGTTCCGGCCGAAATCGATCCATCTCGTTATCCGACCGTCCCCGATCTGCTTGACGAAAGCTTCCGGACCTACCGGGAGCGAACCGCGTTCGTTTGCATGGGCAAGTCGCTGACTTACGGCGACATCGACACGCTTTCGCGCAAGCTGGGCGCCTGGTTCCAGTCGCGCGGCCTAGCGCGCGGTGCACGGATCGCGATCATGATGCCGAACGTGCTGCAATATCCGGTGACGATCGCCGCCGTTCTGCGCGCGGGCTACACCGTCGTCAACGTGAATCCGCTCTATACGCCCCGCGAGCTCGAGCACCAGCTCACGGACAGCGGTGCCGAAGCGATTGTGATTCTCGAGAATTTCGCCGCGACGCTGCAGTCGGTGATCGACCGGACCTCGATCCGGCACGTGGTCGTGGCGGCGATGGGCGATCTGCTCGGCTTCAAGGGCGTAATCGTCAATTATGTCGTGCGGCGCGTGAAGAAGCTCGTGCCGGCCTGGCAACTGCCGTCCTTCACGCGCTTCAACGCCGCTCTCGCCGAGGGCAGCCGCCAGACGCTCACGGCGCCGTCGCTCGGGCCGGACGCCGCCGCGTTCCTGCAGTACACGGGCGGCACCACCGGCGTGGCGAAGGGCGCGACCTTGTTGCATCGCAACATCGTCGCCAACGTGCTTCAGGCCGAAGCATGGCATCAGCCCGCCTACACGAAGCGACCCGGACAGACGCAGTTCATCACCGTGGCGGCGCTGCCGCTTTACCATGTGTTCGCGCTGACGGTCTGCGGCTTCCTGACGATGCGAACCGGCGGTACCGGCGTGCTGATCCCCAATCCGCGCGACATTGCCGGCATGATCAAGGAGCTCAAGCCGTTCCAGGTGTCGACGTTTCCCGCGGTCAACACGCTCTACAACGCGATGCTGAACCATCCCGATTTCGATCAGCTCGACTTCTCGAAGCTGGCGGTGGCCAACGGCGGCGGGATGGCGATCCAGGAAAGCGTTGCCAAGCGCTGGTACGACAAGACGCATACGCCGATCGTTGAGGGTTACGGCCTGTCGGAAACCTCGCCCGTGGTGGCCTGCAACCCGGTGACGGCGACCGAATATACCGGCACGATCGGCCTGCCGTTGCCGTCGACCGAAATCTCGATTCGCGATGACGACGGCAACGAAGTGCCGCTCGGCCAGCCGGGGGAAATCTGCATTCGCGGCCCGCAGGTGATGGCCGGCTACTGGCAGCGCCCCGAAGAGACGGCGAAGGTGATGATGGCCGACGGTTTCTTCAAGTCGGGCGACATCGGCGTGATGGACGAGCGCGGTTACGTGAAAATCGTCGATCGCAAGAAGGACATGATTCTCGTCTCCGGCTTCAACGTGTATCCGAACGAGGTCGAGGACGTGGTCGCCTCGCACCCGGGCGTGTTCGAGGTCGCGGCGGTGGGCGTGCCCGACGAACATTCGGGCGAGGCCGTGAAGCTGTTCATCGTGAAGAAGGACCCCGCGCTGACCGAGGAGGACATCCTCGCCTACTGCAAGGAACGTCTGACCGGCTACAAGCGCCCGCGCATCATCGAATTCCGCATCGAGCTGCCGAAGACCAACGTTGGCAAGATCCTGCGCCGCGAACTGCGCGACGGCAAGGCCTGA
- the ftsL gene encoding cell division protein FtsL gives MNRLNIFLLIVVMGCALSVVNSTNQQRQIFFQLQRAQSQEHQLQQDYAQLQYQQSALSKTSRIEQLANDSLKMQPIATGRTQYLVLAPGAAKAVDAPLPTSAASGSKGSAR, from the coding sequence ATGAACCGCCTCAACATCTTCCTGCTGATCGTCGTCATGGGTTGTGCCTTGTCGGTCGTCAATTCGACCAATCAGCAGCGGCAGATCTTCTTCCAGTTGCAGCGTGCCCAGTCGCAGGAGCATCAGCTCCAGCAGGACTACGCGCAGCTGCAGTATCAACAGAGCGCGTTGTCGAAGACCTCGCGCATCGAGCAGTTGGCCAACGATTCGCTGAAGATGCAGCCGATCGCCACCGGCCGCACCCAATACCTGGTGCTGGCGCCGGGCGCCGCCAAGGCCGTCGATGCGCCGCTGCCCACCTCGGCCGCGTCGGGCTCGAAGGGGAGCGCGCGATGA
- a CDS encoding peptidoglycan D,D-transpeptidase FtsI family protein, with translation MKPRQPNVKFGSSPVLSVHLPMWRSKLVVFMLFMAFFALAARAFWIQGPGNAFYQKQGESRYQRTLELPATRGKILDRNGLVLATSLPVRAIWAIPESVPDDLGADKLDELGKLLGMSTTELRRKLSEDKSFVYVKRQVPIDVADKVAALDIPGIYARNEYKRFYPEGEITAHLIGFTNVEDEGQEGVELADQKLLAGVPGSRRVIKDRVGHIVEDVAEQLPPHDGTDVDLSIDSKIQYITYANLKAAIEKFHAKAGAAMVVDVRTGEVLSLVNYPTYNPNDRSHLTGEQLRNRALTDVFEPGSIMKPFTVSLALDLHRVSPTTLVDTGNGHFTLDGAPITDDAGFGVLTVGGVIQKSSNIGATKIAMTMRPEEMWNMYTSLGLGQAPKVGFPGAAAGRLRPWKSWRRIEQATMSYGYGLSVSLFQLAHAYTAIAHDGELMPLSIFKANEAQPPQGPQVFSPTTAREVREMLESVVTKNGTSPDAAVPGYRVGGKSGTAYKQVGRGYDHKKYRASFVGMAPMPNPRIVVAVTVDEPTAGSHFGGQVSGPVFSTIVGDTLRALNVPPNMPVKQLVVSDDAGQAQQAGAQKLAAMPAGRMTVSSTTHSRPGVVR, from the coding sequence ATGAAGCCGCGTCAGCCGAACGTCAAGTTCGGGTCGAGTCCCGTGCTGTCCGTGCATTTGCCGATGTGGCGCTCGAAGCTCGTCGTGTTCATGCTTTTCATGGCGTTCTTCGCGCTGGCCGCGCGCGCGTTCTGGATTCAAGGGCCGGGCAACGCGTTCTACCAGAAGCAGGGCGAAAGCCGCTACCAGCGCACGCTCGAGCTGCCGGCCACGCGCGGCAAGATTCTCGACCGCAACGGCCTCGTGCTGGCCACGAGCCTGCCGGTGCGCGCGATCTGGGCGATTCCCGAATCGGTGCCGGACGATCTCGGCGCCGACAAGCTCGATGAACTCGGCAAGCTGCTCGGCATGAGCACGACCGAGCTGCGCCGCAAGCTGTCCGAGGACAAGAGCTTCGTCTACGTGAAGCGGCAGGTGCCGATCGACGTGGCCGACAAGGTGGCCGCGCTCGACATTCCCGGCATCTACGCGCGCAACGAATACAAGCGCTTCTACCCGGAAGGGGAGATCACCGCTCACCTGATCGGCTTCACCAACGTCGAGGACGAAGGCCAGGAAGGCGTCGAGCTCGCCGACCAGAAGCTGCTGGCAGGTGTGCCGGGCAGCCGGCGCGTGATCAAGGACCGGGTGGGCCACATCGTCGAGGATGTGGCCGAGCAGTTGCCGCCGCACGACGGCACCGACGTGGACCTGTCGATCGACAGCAAGATCCAGTACATCACCTACGCCAACCTGAAGGCGGCGATCGAGAAGTTCCACGCCAAGGCGGGCGCGGCGATGGTGGTGGACGTGCGCACCGGCGAGGTGCTCTCGCTCGTCAATTACCCGACCTACAACCCGAATGACCGTTCGCATCTGACCGGCGAGCAGCTGCGCAACCGCGCGCTGACCGACGTGTTCGAGCCGGGTTCGATCATGAAGCCGTTCACGGTGTCGCTCGCGCTCGATTTGCATCGCGTCTCGCCGACCACGCTGGTCGATACCGGCAACGGCCATTTCACGCTCGATGGCGCGCCGATCACCGACGATGCGGGCTTCGGCGTGCTGACGGTGGGCGGCGTGATCCAGAAGTCGAGCAACATCGGCGCGACCAAGATCGCGATGACGATGCGGCCCGAGGAAATGTGGAATATGTATACCAGCCTCGGTCTCGGCCAGGCGCCGAAGGTCGGCTTCCCCGGCGCGGCGGCGGGGCGCCTGCGGCCGTGGAAGAGCTGGCGCCGGATCGAGCAGGCGACGATGTCCTACGGCTACGGCCTGTCGGTCTCGCTGTTCCAGCTTGCCCACGCCTACACCGCGATCGCCCATGACGGCGAGCTGATGCCGCTGTCGATCTTCAAGGCCAATGAGGCCCAGCCGCCGCAGGGCCCGCAGGTGTTCTCGCCCACCACCGCGCGCGAAGTGCGCGAGATGCTCGAGAGCGTGGTGACGAAGAACGGCACCTCGCCCGACGCAGCGGTCCCGGGTTATCGCGTCGGCGGCAAGAGCGGCACCGCGTACAAGCAGGTCGGCCGCGGCTACGACCACAAGAAGTATCGCGCGTCGTTCGTCGGCATGGCGCCGATGCCGAATCCGCGCATCGTGGTGGCCGTGACGGTCGACGAGCCGACGGCTGGCAGCCACTTCGGCGGCCAGGTGTCGGGCCCGGTGTTCTCGACGATCGTCGGCGATACGCTGCGCGCGCTGAACGTGCCGCCGAACATGCCGGTCAAGCAACTCGTGGTGTCCGACGACGCCGGCCAGGCCCAGCAGGCTGGCGCGCAGAAGCTGGCGGCCATGCCGGCCGGCCGCATGACCGTGTCGAGCACGACACACAGCCGCCCGGGGGTGGTTCGATGA
- a CDS encoding UDP-N-acetylmuramoyl-tripeptide--D-alanyl-D-alanine ligase — translation MTMLTLHDAAALIPGATVIGDGSVAFARVSTDSRTVGEGDLFVALKGERFDAHDFLAEVAARGASAALVSRAGVLPGLPQLKAADTRVALGALAHGWRQRFDLPLVAVTGSNGKTTVKEMIASVFAAAVGQDARLSTAGNFNNDIGLPLTLLRLAPAHRLAVIELGMNHPGETGTLARIAAPTIALVNNAQREHQEFMATVEAVALEHASVIHALGPDGVAVFPADDRYAGIWRVAATGNRIVDFALNDDGRATAAAVTGTTQGGVLAIDTPAGRIEVRLRALGAHNARNALAATAAALAAGVEPDAIRAGLEAFEPVKGRLQVKRASLASLAGAMLIDDTYNANPDSMRAAIDVLAQCAAPRVLVIGEMGEVGDAGPAFHREIGAYARERGIDALYATGEATREACAAYGAAARHFDEVGALVAALDAAGYGAAATVLVKGSRYTRMERVVDALTNQPAPGIAPGAH, via the coding sequence ATGACGATGCTGACGCTGCATGATGCCGCCGCGCTGATTCCGGGCGCCACCGTGATCGGCGACGGCAGCGTCGCGTTCGCGCGCGTGTCCACCGACAGTCGCACGGTGGGCGAGGGCGACCTGTTCGTCGCGCTGAAGGGCGAGCGCTTCGACGCGCACGACTTCCTGGCCGAGGTCGCCGCGCGCGGCGCGAGCGCGGCCCTGGTGTCGCGCGCGGGCGTGCTGCCGGGCCTGCCGCAACTGAAGGCGGCCGATACGCGGGTGGCGCTCGGGGCGCTCGCGCACGGCTGGCGGCAGCGCTTCGACCTGCCGCTCGTCGCCGTCACGGGCAGCAACGGCAAGACCACCGTGAAGGAGATGATCGCGTCGGTGTTCGCGGCCGCGGTCGGCCAGGACGCGCGGCTTTCCACGGCCGGCAATTTCAACAACGACATCGGTCTGCCATTGACGCTGCTGCGGCTCGCGCCGGCACACCGGCTTGCCGTGATCGAGCTCGGCATGAATCACCCGGGCGAGACCGGCACGCTCGCCAGGATCGCCGCGCCGACGATTGCGCTCGTCAATAACGCGCAGCGCGAGCATCAGGAGTTCATGGCGACGGTCGAGGCGGTCGCGCTCGAGCACGCATCGGTGATCCACGCGCTCGGGCCGGACGGCGTCGCCGTGTTTCCGGCCGACGACCGGTACGCCGGCATCTGGCGCGTGGCGGCCACCGGCAACCGGATCGTCGATTTCGCGCTGAACGACGACGGCCGCGCCACGGCGGCCGCGGTAACGGGCACCACGCAGGGCGGCGTGCTCGCGATCGATACGCCGGCCGGCCGCATCGAGGTGCGGCTGCGCGCGCTCGGCGCGCACAACGCGCGCAACGCGCTGGCGGCCACGGCCGCAGCGCTCGCGGCAGGCGTCGAGCCCGACGCGATTCGCGCCGGGCTGGAGGCGTTCGAGCCGGTCAAGGGACGCCTGCAGGTCAAGCGCGCCTCGCTCGCGTCGCTGGCCGGCGCGATGCTGATCGACGACACCTACAACGCCAATCCCGATTCGATGCGCGCCGCAATCGACGTGCTGGCGCAGTGCGCCGCGCCGCGCGTGCTCGTGATCGGCGAGATGGGCGAGGTGGGCGACGCAGGTCCGGCGTTCCATCGCGAGATCGGCGCCTACGCGCGCGAGCGCGGCATCGACGCGCTCTACGCGACCGGCGAGGCCACGCGCGAGGCCTGCGCGGCCTACGGCGCGGCGGCGCGCCATTTCGACGAGGTCGGTGCGCTGGTGGCGGCGCTCGACGCGGCCGGCTACGGTGCGGCGGCGACGGTACTCGTGAAGGGCTCGCGCTACACCCGCATGGAGCGCGTGGTCGACGCGCTGACGAATCAACCCGCGCCGGGCATCGCGCCCGGCGCTCACTGA
- the mraZ gene encoding division/cell wall cluster transcriptional repressor MraZ codes for MFQGASALTLDAKGRMSVPSRYREALQGQAEGRVTVTKHPDGCLLLFPRPEWEVFRAKIAALPMDAHWWRRIFLGNAMDVDLDSAGRILVSPELRMAAGLEKEVMLLGMGSHFELWDAQTYTAKEQAAMAQGMPDALKNFTF; via the coding sequence GTGTTCCAAGGGGCGTCGGCGCTGACGCTCGATGCGAAAGGGCGGATGTCGGTGCCGTCTCGCTATCGCGAAGCGCTGCAAGGACAGGCAGAAGGCCGGGTGACAGTGACCAAGCACCCGGACGGCTGCCTGTTGCTGTTTCCACGCCCCGAATGGGAAGTCTTTCGCGCCAAGATCGCCGCGCTGCCCATGGACGCGCACTGGTGGCGCCGCATTTTTCTCGGCAACGCGATGGACGTCGATCTCGACAGCGCGGGCCGGATTCTCGTATCGCCGGAACTGCGGATGGCAGCCGGGCTTGAAAAGGAAGTCATGTTGTTGGGAATGGGAAGTCACTTCGAGCTGTGGGACGCGCAGACCTACACCGCGAAGGAACAGGCAGCGATGGCGCAGGGCATGCCCGATGCGCTGAAGAACTTCACGTTCTGA
- a CDS encoding UDP-N-acetylmuramoyl-L-alanyl-D-glutamate--2,6-diaminopimelate ligase — protein MSALRSSHPAQARIAAALAWLREHAKPGAQLHADTRSLRAGDVFLAYAVDGADNRPHLANALSRGAAAVLVQPEGYAGIDALDPAVALAVPGLDALAGEIASGWYGDPSDAMFVIGVTGTNGKTSCTQWIATALTALRRPCAVIGTLGSGMPGRLVATGFTTPDAPQLQRSLAQLRDDGAQAVAMEVSSHALHQGRVNGTAFDVAVFTNLTQDHLDYHRTFEAYEAAKAKLFAWRGLRHAIINRDDAAGGRLLATLAGRVRTVAYGIGARADAPEADRTLIASEVRATATGTAFRLTSSWGDADLEVGTLGLFNVSNLLAVLATLLVADLPFDAALAEMRRLESVNGRMQRLGGRIDHDEPLVVVDYAHTPDALEKTLEALRPIAEARGGALVCMFGCGGDRDTTKRPLMGAIAERLADRVVVTSDNPRSEAPLAIIEQIASGMHAPDGALRIEDRASAILQAVRGAAREDVVLLAGKGHEATQEIMGKKRQFSDQDHARLALAARAASAQGGGE, from the coding sequence ATGAGCGCCTTGCGCAGCTCCCACCCGGCGCAGGCGCGCATCGCCGCCGCGCTCGCCTGGCTGCGCGAGCACGCGAAACCGGGCGCGCAACTGCATGCCGACACGCGCTCGCTGCGGGCCGGCGACGTGTTTCTGGCCTATGCCGTGGATGGCGCCGACAATCGCCCGCACCTCGCAAACGCGCTGTCGCGCGGCGCCGCGGCCGTGCTCGTGCAGCCCGAAGGCTATGCCGGGATCGATGCGCTCGACCCGGCCGTCGCGCTGGCGGTGCCAGGGCTCGACGCGCTGGCGGGCGAGATCGCGAGCGGCTGGTACGGCGATCCGAGCGACGCGATGTTCGTGATCGGCGTGACCGGCACCAACGGCAAGACCTCCTGCACGCAATGGATCGCGACGGCGCTTACCGCGCTGCGCCGGCCGTGCGCGGTGATCGGCACGCTCGGCAGCGGCATGCCGGGCCGGCTCGTGGCTACCGGTTTCACCACGCCCGACGCGCCGCAACTGCAGCGCAGCCTCGCGCAACTGCGCGACGACGGTGCCCAGGCGGTGGCGATGGAGGTGTCTTCGCACGCGCTGCACCAGGGCCGTGTCAACGGCACCGCCTTCGACGTCGCGGTGTTCACGAACCTGACCCAGGATCATCTCGACTATCACCGCACCTTCGAGGCCTACGAGGCGGCGAAGGCAAAGCTGTTCGCCTGGCGCGGGCTGCGCCACGCGATCATCAACCGCGACGACGCGGCGGGAGGGCGGCTGCTCGCCACGCTCGCGGGCCGTGTGCGCACCGTGGCCTACGGCATCGGCGCGCGCGCCGATGCGCCCGAGGCCGACCGCACGCTGATCGCGAGCGAGGTGCGCGCAACGGCGACCGGCACCGCGTTTCGGCTGACGTCGTCGTGGGGCGATGCCGACCTCGAGGTCGGCACGCTCGGCCTGTTCAACGTCAGCAACCTGCTGGCCGTGCTCGCCACGCTGCTGGTGGCCGACCTGCCGTTCGACGCGGCACTTGCCGAGATGCGCCGGCTCGAGTCGGTGAACGGGCGGATGCAGCGGCTCGGCGGCCGGATCGATCACGACGAGCCGCTGGTGGTGGTCGATTACGCGCACACGCCCGACGCGCTCGAAAAGACGCTCGAGGCGCTGCGGCCGATCGCCGAAGCGCGTGGCGGCGCGCTGGTCTGCATGTTCGGTTGCGGCGGCGATCGCGACACGACCAAGCGTCCGCTGATGGGCGCTATTGCCGAGCGGCTCGCCGACCGCGTGGTGGTGACGAGCGACAACCCGCGCAGCGAAGCGCCGCTCGCGATCATCGAACAGATCGCGTCCGGCATGCATGCGCCGGACGGCGCGCTGCGCATCGAGGATCGCGCCAGCGCGATTCTGCAGGCCGTGCGCGGCGCGGCGCGCGAGGACGTGGTGCTGCTGGCGGGGAAGGGACACGAGGCCACACAGGAAATCATGGGCAAGAAGCGGCAGTTCTCGGATCAGGATCACGCGCGGCTCGCACTGGCCGCGCGCGCGGCCAGTGCGCAGGGAGGCGGCGAATGA
- the rsmH gene encoding 16S rRNA (cytosine(1402)-N(4))-methyltransferase RsmH: protein MGTEFQHRTVLLDEAVDALVTRPDGVYVDGTFGRGGHSRAVLARLAEGGRLIAFDKDPLAIATAQQIADPRFSIVHDSFASLGGALAERGVARVTGVLLDLGVSSPQIDDPERGFSFRANGPLDMRMDTTRGESAADWLARASLQELTEVIRDYGEERFAFQIAKALVARREESDRLGPLDSTGELAQIVGHAVKTREKGKDPATRTFQAIRIHVNQELADLQVVLGAALSSLEQGGRLVVISFHSLEDRIVKRFLQTHASAPAVDRRLPIRAVDLPSPPLKLLGRKFPSDAEVDANPRARSAVMRIAERVAP from the coding sequence ATGGGAACCGAATTTCAGCACCGCACGGTGCTGCTCGACGAAGCGGTCGACGCGCTCGTGACGCGGCCCGACGGCGTCTATGTCGACGGCACATTCGGTCGCGGCGGCCACAGCCGCGCGGTGCTCGCACGGCTGGCCGAAGGCGGCCGGCTGATCGCGTTCGACAAGGATCCGCTCGCGATCGCGACGGCGCAGCAGATCGCCGATCCGCGCTTCTCGATCGTGCATGACAGTTTTGCGTCGCTGGGTGGCGCCCTGGCCGAACGCGGCGTGGCGCGGGTGACGGGGGTGCTGCTGGATCTGGGCGTGTCCTCGCCGCAGATCGACGATCCCGAGCGTGGTTTCAGTTTTCGCGCGAACGGCCCGCTCGACATGCGGATGGACACGACACGCGGCGAATCGGCGGCCGACTGGCTCGCCCGTGCGTCGCTGCAGGAACTGACGGAGGTGATACGCGATTATGGGGAAGAACGGTTTGCTTTTCAGATTGCAAAGGCGCTTGTTGCTCGCCGGGAAGAATCCGATCGTCTCGGGCCCCTCGACAGCACGGGCGAGCTTGCCCAAATCGTGGGTCACGCCGTCAAGACACGTGAGAAGGGCAAGGATCCGGCAACCCGCACCTTTCAGGCTATACGGATTCACGTCAATCAAGAGCTTGCGGACCTGCAGGTCGTTCTAGGGGCTGCATTGTCGTCGTTGGAGCAAGGGGGGCGGCTGGTCGTGATCAGCTTTCATTCGCTCGAGGATCGAATCGTCAAGCGGTTCCTGCAGACGCACGCCAGTGCGCCGGCGGTCGATCGCCGCCTGCCGATCCGTGCCGTCGATCTGCCGTCGCCGCCGCTCAAGCTGCTCGGACGCAAATTCCCGAGCGATGCCGAAGTCGACGCCAATCCGCGTGCCCGGTCCGCCGTGATGCGCATCGCGGAGCGCGTCGCGCCATGA